In a genomic window of Glaciimonas sp. PCH181:
- a CDS encoding pirin family protein, whose product MSSIQHIIHPQIRDIGFPIRRLLPSAQVRTVGPFVFFDHMGPVTFADAGTAGDVRPHPHIGLATVTYLFSGAMMHRDSLGSVQRIVPGDINWMTSGRGIVHSERVPEDIRQQGVTVQGLQMWVALPKKDEETAPGFWHTPAADIPVVQLEGVELHILVGQAFGKISPVNTHTETLYVAAQLAAGAQLQVPSDTIERAVYVISGALSVDGEAIQQGTLVVLAPGTEVTLIAESVTSLMLLGGEPLDGPRFLWWNFVASTKERIEAAKIAWTNQQQDVFPNVPGETEFIPLPER is encoded by the coding sequence ATGAGCAGTATCCAACACATTATTCATCCGCAGATACGCGACATTGGCTTCCCCATCCGGCGCTTGTTACCCTCGGCCCAAGTGCGCACAGTTGGACCCTTTGTATTTTTTGATCATATGGGTCCGGTGACTTTTGCTGACGCAGGTACCGCTGGCGATGTCCGACCACATCCCCATATTGGACTGGCAACGGTTACGTATTTATTTTCCGGTGCAATGATGCATCGCGATAGTTTGGGGAGTGTTCAGCGCATCGTCCCCGGCGATATTAACTGGATGACATCAGGACGCGGCATCGTCCATTCAGAACGGGTGCCGGAAGATATTCGTCAGCAAGGCGTGACGGTGCAAGGCTTGCAAATGTGGGTGGCGTTACCGAAAAAGGATGAGGAAACCGCACCCGGTTTCTGGCACACTCCCGCAGCAGATATCCCGGTTGTGCAATTGGAAGGCGTTGAATTACATATTTTGGTCGGACAAGCATTTGGCAAAATATCGCCAGTTAACACACATACCGAAACTTTATATGTAGCCGCCCAATTGGCCGCAGGAGCCCAGCTTCAAGTGCCGTCAGACACGATAGAACGTGCCGTGTATGTTATCAGCGGTGCACTTTCGGTAGATGGCGAAGCGATTCAGCAAGGTACGCTGGTGGTCCTTGCGCCAGGAACCGAGGTCACGCTGATCGCAGAAAGCGTCACCTCTCTGATGCTATTAGGTGGCGAGCCGCTCGATGGCCCACGGTTCCTTTGGTGGAACTTCGTGGCCAGTACCAAAGAGCGAATTGAAGCTGCAAAAATAGCATGGACCAATCAGCAGCAAGATGTCTTTCCCAACGTTCCCGGTGAGACCGAATTCATTCCATTGCCGGAGCGGTAA
- a CDS encoding PepSY domain-containing protein, whose protein sequence is MRPVFVLLHRWFGLAVAIFLFISGATGALISWDHEIDAWLNPTLFEARSGEQMAGKPTLSGLELANRVEAADPRVRVKYVLTQEEPGHASQMSVEGRINPATGKPFEIGFNQMAVDPVTAEVQGTRMWGEVSLARENLLPFLYKLHYTMHIPSGWGIEFGMWFMGLIGVVWAFDCFIALWLSFPNWRSWRKSFAFRWKQGGHKLNFDLHRSGGVWLWALLLILAVTSVSMNLGNQIMRPVVSIFSTLSPDAFAAITPQPENKPIEPLLSRERIVDIAKLDAAKRGWTLPAGGIFYAPAYGLYGVGFFRPGNDHGDGGLGNSWLYFDGKDGSPAGGKFPGTGSAGDIFIQAQFPLHSGRILGLTGRILISIMGAIVALLSATGFLIWLRKRRSRVQQQARLQKLASAAPAFAPLGKATSARGEFTAPAME, encoded by the coding sequence ATGCGTCCGGTATTTGTTTTATTACATCGTTGGTTTGGTCTCGCTGTTGCGATTTTTTTGTTCATTTCCGGCGCGACAGGCGCGTTAATCTCATGGGATCATGAGATTGATGCATGGCTGAATCCGACATTGTTTGAAGCGCGTAGCGGCGAACAGATGGCTGGTAAACCTACGTTGTCGGGCCTGGAGCTGGCAAATCGCGTCGAAGCCGCTGATCCACGGGTGCGCGTCAAATATGTATTGACACAAGAAGAGCCAGGTCACGCCTCGCAAATGTCGGTTGAGGGACGCATCAATCCGGCGACCGGGAAGCCGTTTGAGATTGGCTTCAATCAGATGGCGGTCGATCCGGTCACTGCTGAGGTGCAAGGCACACGGATGTGGGGAGAAGTCTCGCTTGCGCGGGAAAATTTGCTGCCGTTTTTGTACAAACTCCACTACACCATGCACATTCCATCGGGCTGGGGAATTGAGTTTGGCATGTGGTTTATGGGGTTGATCGGGGTCGTATGGGCCTTCGATTGTTTTATCGCCCTGTGGCTGTCATTTCCAAATTGGCGCAGTTGGCGCAAGTCGTTTGCGTTTCGCTGGAAGCAAGGGGGCCATAAATTGAATTTCGATTTACATCGATCCGGCGGCGTCTGGTTATGGGCTTTGTTGCTGATACTGGCCGTGACTTCGGTATCAATGAATCTGGGAAATCAAATAATGCGTCCGGTGGTGTCGATATTTTCAACGCTGAGCCCAGATGCTTTTGCTGCCATTACGCCGCAGCCCGAGAATAAGCCGATTGAGCCCTTGCTAAGTCGTGAACGGATAGTCGACATCGCTAAACTTGATGCGGCCAAACGCGGCTGGACTTTGCCCGCAGGCGGCATCTTTTATGCGCCCGCTTACGGACTTTACGGCGTGGGATTTTTTAGGCCCGGTAACGATCATGGCGATGGCGGCTTGGGTAATTCATGGCTCTACTTTGATGGCAAGGATGGCAGCCCGGCAGGCGGCAAGTTCCCTGGTACTGGCAGTGCTGGCGACATCTTTATTCAAGCGCAATTCCCATTGCATTCAGGACGCATCCTTGGTTTAACCGGACGTATTTTGATTTCAATAATGGGGGCTATCGTGGCATTGTTAAGCGCTACCGGCTTCCTGATTTGGTTGCGTAAGCGGCGTTCGCGGGTGCAGCAACAAGCCAGATTGCAAAAACTGGCTAGCGCTGCCCCTGCATTTGCGCCCCTTGGCAAAGCAACATCTGCGCGTGGTGAATTTACCGCTCCGGCAATGGAATGA
- a CDS encoding MFS transporter, whose protein sequence is MNVMRPAMPRSLVVLFACASGMSVANVYYAQPLLDALSADFAISHAAVGGVIAATQIGCALALMLLVPLGDILDRRRLMLAQLVALMVALVGVGMATSSTTLLVYMLAVGLLGTAMTQGLIAYAATMAAPDQRGRVVGAAQGGVVIGLLLARVAAGLIADLSGWRTVYFFSAMVMLGLAVVLCRVLPKQMLPSQRLHYGELIFSMYTLLRNERVLQIRGVIALLMFAAFSVFWSALVLPLSAAPYYFSHTQIGAFGLVGTAGALAASRAGHWADRGRGQWTSRWALLLLLASWLALWFGTNSLWFLVIGILMLDLGGQAVHVTNQSMIFSTQVESHSRLVGCYMLFYSVGSGIGAIASTMAYARFGWSGVCLLGATVSFLALLFWRLTLRHMPVITPH, encoded by the coding sequence ATGAACGTAATGCGCCCCGCAATGCCGCGTTCGCTAGTCGTATTGTTTGCTTGTGCAAGCGGAATGAGCGTTGCCAACGTCTATTACGCGCAGCCTTTATTGGATGCACTATCAGCAGACTTCGCTATTAGCCATGCTGCGGTGGGAGGAGTAATAGCGGCTACCCAAATTGGTTGCGCGCTGGCGCTGATGCTATTGGTGCCGTTGGGCGACATCCTCGATCGGCGGCGATTAATGTTGGCGCAGTTAGTGGCCCTGATGGTGGCGCTTGTCGGCGTCGGGATGGCGACTTCATCAACAACTTTGTTGGTATACATGCTGGCGGTCGGTTTGCTTGGCACTGCAATGACGCAAGGTCTAATTGCCTATGCCGCGACGATGGCCGCGCCCGATCAACGCGGCAGGGTGGTCGGTGCGGCCCAAGGCGGAGTTGTTATTGGACTGCTGTTGGCGAGGGTAGCGGCTGGCTTGATTGCCGATCTGAGCGGATGGCGCACAGTGTATTTCTTCTCGGCGATGGTGATGCTGGGCCTTGCTGTGGTGCTGTGTCGCGTGCTGCCTAAACAGATGCTGCCATCACAGCGACTGCACTATGGGGAATTGATCTTTTCGATGTATACGTTGCTGCGCAACGAGCGCGTGCTGCAAATTCGGGGCGTGATCGCTTTACTGATGTTTGCCGCGTTCAGTGTGTTTTGGAGTGCGCTTGTATTGCCGTTGAGCGCTGCACCCTATTATTTCTCGCATACCCAGATCGGTGCGTTCGGACTGGTCGGTACTGCCGGGGCACTGGCCGCTTCACGGGCGGGTCATTGGGCTGATCGCGGAAGAGGGCAGTGGACTAGTCGCTGGGCTTTGTTGCTGTTGCTGGCTTCGTGGCTAGCGCTCTGGTTTGGGACCAATTCGTTATGGTTTCTGGTGATTGGTATTCTCATGCTGGATCTTGGCGGGCAAGCCGTGCATGTGACCAATCAGAGCATGATTTTTAGCACGCAGGTTGAATCCCACAGTCGTTTGGTAGGGTGTTACATGCTGTTTTACTCGGTGGGAAGTGGAATAGGCGCGATTGCTTCGACCATGGCGTATGCCCGGTTTGGTTGGAGTGGAGTTTGTTTGTTGGGGGCGACGGTGAGTTTTCTTGCCTTGTTATTCTGGCGCCTGACGCTGCGGCATATGCCGGTCATCACCCCACATTAA